The Thomasclavelia ramosa DSM 1402 genome includes a region encoding these proteins:
- a CDS encoding glycyl radical protein: MDNLEQTPRITLLKEKMLNEPRYVSIEQARIITRIYQENESLSIPKKRALSLKAALEELEIGVEKEELIVGNRTKGVRYGVVFPESGCSWVNKEFETLPTRPQDKFRIKKEDVKEFKEIIYPYWQDRSLEDVIKENYGEEINAIAKVVKINQKDHAQGHICPDTKTWLELGPKGLMTKAYEKLKNCDENQKEFYECTIIVLEGVCHFMMRYHDYILTMLESLEDDNKKSLQRVADICANLASRPAQSFHEAVQSLWFLFVVLHMESNASSFSPGRMDQYLYPYYQKDIEKGIISKQEALEILECLWLKFNQIVYLRNQHSAKYFAGFPIGFNIAIGGIDENGCDIYNELSLLLLKAQYHLGLPQPNLSVRLNKNSSHELIQEAIKVVAKGSGMPQFFNDEAIVNSMIKDLGIEEKDARNYAIVGCVELTTHGNNLGWSDAAMFNLNKALELTMNHGKCLLTNEPIGLDLGSIETYESFEDLENAFQKQIDYFIEKMMKAEIVVEKAHQDCLPTAFLSTVIDSCLEKGVDVTRGGAKYNLSGIQMIQIANLADSLAAIKVLVYDEKMITRHELLEALQADFKGYEIIQTMLLNKVPKYGNDVKWVDELGAKWAGYFRERMKDYTNYRGGLYHTGMYTVSAHVPMGENVGASPDGRNALTPLADGGMSPVYGRDMAGPTAVLKSVSRMKDSYTTNGGLLNMKFLPEFFKTETGMMKFENFLRAFVDLKIPHIQFNVVRREDLLDAKLHPEQHRSLTIRVAGYTAYFVELAGKLQDEIIERTAYEDI, from the coding sequence ATGGATAATTTAGAACAAACTCCAAGAATTACTTTATTAAAGGAAAAAATGTTAAATGAACCACGTTATGTTTCAATTGAACAGGCACGAATTATAACGAGGATTTATCAAGAAAATGAAAGCTTATCAATTCCTAAAAAAAGAGCGTTATCTTTGAAAGCAGCATTAGAAGAATTAGAAATTGGCGTAGAAAAAGAAGAGTTGATTGTTGGGAATCGCACTAAAGGTGTTAGGTACGGAGTAGTATTTCCAGAAAGTGGATGTTCTTGGGTTAACAAAGAGTTTGAGACTTTACCAACAAGACCACAAGATAAATTCCGAATAAAAAAGGAAGATGTAAAAGAATTTAAGGAGATAATTTATCCATATTGGCAAGACCGTTCATTGGAAGATGTCATAAAAGAGAATTATGGTGAGGAAATTAATGCAATTGCTAAAGTTGTTAAAATTAATCAAAAAGATCATGCTCAAGGACACATTTGTCCAGATACGAAGACTTGGCTAGAGCTTGGACCAAAAGGATTGATGACAAAAGCTTATGAAAAGTTAAAAAATTGTGATGAAAATCAAAAGGAATTTTATGAATGTACAATTATTGTTTTAGAAGGTGTCTGCCATTTTATGATGCGTTATCATGATTATATTTTGACAATGTTGGAAAGTCTGGAAGATGATAATAAGAAATCTTTACAAAGGGTTGCAGATATTTGTGCAAATCTTGCTAGTCGACCTGCTCAGTCATTTCATGAGGCTGTACAATCACTTTGGTTTTTATTTGTTGTTCTACACATGGAGTCTAATGCATCATCATTTTCTCCTGGAAGAATGGATCAATATCTTTATCCTTATTATCAAAAAGATATTGAAAAAGGAATTATATCAAAGCAAGAGGCATTAGAAATATTAGAGTGTTTGTGGTTAAAGTTTAATCAAATTGTGTATTTGAGGAATCAGCACAGTGCAAAATATTTTGCTGGTTTTCCAATCGGATTTAATATAGCGATTGGTGGAATTGATGAAAATGGATGCGATATTTATAATGAGTTATCACTACTGTTATTAAAAGCACAATACCATCTAGGATTACCACAACCTAATTTATCAGTAAGATTAAATAAAAATTCTTCACATGAACTAATACAGGAAGCAATCAAAGTAGTTGCTAAAGGTAGTGGGATGCCACAGTTCTTTAATGATGAGGCAATTGTAAATAGTATGATTAAAGATTTAGGTATTGAAGAAAAAGATGCAAGAAATTATGCAATTGTTGGATGTGTTGAATTAACGACACATGGAAACAATTTGGGCTGGTCTGATGCTGCAATGTTCAATTTAAATAAAGCGCTGGAATTAACTATGAATCATGGAAAATGTCTTTTAACTAATGAACCAATAGGTTTGGATCTTGGAAGTATTGAAACCTATGAGAGTTTTGAGGATTTGGAAAATGCTTTTCAAAAACAAATTGATTATTTTATAGAAAAAATGATGAAAGCTGAGATTGTTGTAGAAAAAGCTCATCAAGATTGCTTGCCGACAGCTTTTTTATCAACGGTCATTGATTCTTGTTTAGAAAAGGGAGTAGATGTAACACGTGGTGGGGCAAAATACAATCTTTCAGGGATCCAGATGATACAAATTGCAAATTTAGCTGATTCACTTGCAGCAATCAAGGTACTCGTATATGATGAAAAGATGATTACCAGACATGAATTATTAGAAGCATTACAAGCAGATTTTAAAGGATATGAAATTATCCAAACGATGCTTTTAAATAAAGTACCGAAGTATGGCAATGATGTAAAATGGGTCGATGAATTAGGTGCTAAATGGGCTGGTTATTTTAGGGAAAGAATGAAAGATTATACAAATTATCGCGGTGGTCTATATCATACCGGAATGTATACAGTAAGTGCTCATGTTCCAATGGGTGAAAATGTAGGTGCATCACCTGATGGTAGAAATGCTTTGACACCATTGGCTGATGGTGGAATGTCACCAGTTTATGGAAGAGATATGGCAGGACCAACTGCAGTTTTAAAATCGGTATCACGTATGAAGGATTCGTATACAACAAATGGGGGCTTGTTAAATATGAAATTTTTACCAGAGTTTTTTAAAACTGAAACAGGAATGATGAAATTTGAAAACTTTTTAAGAGCATTTGTAGATTTAAAAATTCCACATATTCAATTCAATGTAGTACGACGTGAAGATTTGTTGGATGCGAAGCTTCATCCGGAACAACATAGGTCATTAACGATTCGGGTTGCAGGATATACAGCTTATTTTGTAGAACTGGCTGGTAAGCTGCAAGATGAGATTATTGAAAGGACGGCTTATGAAGATATCTAA
- a CDS encoding glycyl-radical enzyme activating protein, which translates to MKISKALVFDIKRFAVHDGYGLRTTVFFKGCPLRCKWCQNPEGLSSQRRPIYFENSCIHCQRCVEFSKKNQIKYENNRPYFNLQYEGTFDNLVKACPGNAIRYDSEAYDIKQLMEKIKEDRVFFRDDGGVTFSGGEPLMQGEFLYEILKACQEEKIHTAIETTMYGSLELIKKILPYLDLIYIDLKVFDEKRHMELTNVSSKMIKQHIEYILESEYRNKVIIRTPLIPTMTATDHNIKSIANFLVNIYPEVKYELLNYNPLAFAKYELVDLEYEVDKQLKMFDKEQMEHFHQLVYQTGLKNLIIE; encoded by the coding sequence ATGAAGATATCTAAAGCTTTAGTATTTGATATCAAAAGATTTGCTGTTCATGACGGATATGGATTAAGAACAACAGTTTTTTTTAAAGGCTGTCCATTAAGGTGCAAATGGTGTCAAAATCCAGAAGGATTATCATCTCAAAGAAGACCAATATATTTTGAAAATAGTTGTATTCATTGTCAAAGATGTGTGGAGTTTTCTAAAAAAAATCAAATTAAATATGAAAATAATCGTCCGTATTTCAATTTGCAATATGAAGGAACTTTTGATAATTTGGTAAAAGCTTGTCCAGGTAATGCTATTCGTTATGATAGTGAAGCGTATGATATAAAACAATTAATGGAAAAAATCAAGGAAGATAGAGTGTTTTTTAGAGATGATGGTGGTGTGACATTTTCTGGAGGGGAACCGCTTATGCAAGGAGAATTCTTGTATGAGATTTTAAAAGCTTGTCAAGAAGAGAAAATTCATACTGCGATTGAAACAACTATGTATGGATCATTAGAATTAATCAAAAAAATACTCCCATATCTTGATTTAATATATATTGATTTAAAAGTTTTTGATGAAAAGAGACACATGGAATTAACTAACGTTTCATCAAAAATGATAAAACAGCATATTGAATATATTTTAGAAAGTGAATATAGAAACAAAGTTATAATCAGAACACCATTGATACCGACAATGACGGCGACTGATCATAATATAAAAAGTATTGCAAATTTTCTTGTTAATATTTATCCAGAAGTTAAATACGAATTGTTGAATTACAATCCATTAGCTTTTGCAAAATATGAATTAGTTGATCTGGAATATGAAGTTGATAAACAATTGAAGATGTTTGATAAAGAACAGATGGAACATTTTCATCAGTTAGTTTATCAAACAGGTTTAAAAAATTTAATCATAGAATAA
- a CDS encoding fructose-6-phosphate aldolase produces the protein MEFIIDTVNLEEIKDAIDHMPIVGVTSNPSIVKVTAPENFFDHMRKVRDIIGKDRSLHVQVISKNCDEMVNEAHRILKEIDNRVYVKIPVSYEGIKAIKILKAEGINVTATAVYDLMQAYMALAAGADYIAPYVNRIGNLGSDPFELINELSNRIVMDDYDCKILAASFKGVQQVRDSFNSGAQAITAPVSVLKAIFNNPNIEKAVDDFNQDWYSVYGENKGICDL, from the coding sequence ATGGAATTTATTATTGATACTGTGAATTTAGAGGAAATTAAAGATGCTATAGATCATATGCCGATCGTAGGGGTGACAAGCAACCCTTCTATTGTAAAAGTAACTGCACCAGAAAACTTCTTTGATCACATGAGAAAAGTAAGGGATATTATTGGAAAAGATAGAAGCTTACATGTTCAAGTGATTTCTAAAAATTGTGATGAGATGGTTAATGAAGCACATCGAATTTTAAAGGAAATTGATAATCGAGTTTATGTGAAGATTCCTGTATCATATGAAGGAATCAAAGCTATCAAGATTTTAAAAGCAGAAGGCATCAATGTTACAGCAACTGCTGTTTACGACCTGATGCAGGCATATATGGCATTGGCAGCCGGGGCTGATTATATTGCTCCATATGTTAATCGAATTGGGAACCTTGGTAGTGATCCGTTTGAATTAATCAATGAGTTGTCAAATCGAATCGTGATGGATGATTATGATTGTAAGATTTTAGCAGCCAGTTTCAAAGGTGTCCAGCAAGTAAGAGATTCTTTTAATAGTGGAGCCCAAGCAATTACAGCACCAGTCAGTGTTCTAAAAGCGATTTTTAATAATCCAAATATTGAAAAAGCTGTAGATGATTTTAATCAAGACTGGTATAGTGTTTATGGAGAAAATAAAGGAATTTGTGATTTATAA
- a CDS encoding transcription termination/antitermination NusG family protein: MYWYVARFKTGRTKKLVSTLNKQVNMNAFIPKSERCFGRGETAEFIVKEIYPDYVFIKSDLDQEAFDEQFKEYFKTINGLVDLLEYKDTYPLTSEEQSLLVKLLDNTDTIKHTKGVIVDRRFVPTDGPLVGLEDMIKKVDKYRRFATLDTEILTGKLLVAIDY; encoded by the coding sequence ATGTATTGGTACGTAGCCAGATTCAAAACTGGTAGAACTAAAAAACTTGTTAGTACTTTAAACAAACAAGTGAACATGAATGCCTTTATACCGAAAAGTGAAAGATGTTTTGGTAGAGGGGAAACAGCTGAGTTTATAGTTAAGGAAATATATCCTGACTATGTATTTATCAAGAGTGATCTTGATCAAGAAGCTTTTGATGAACAATTTAAAGAGTATTTTAAAACGATTAATGGATTAGTAGATTTACTTGAGTATAAAGATACATATCCATTAACTAGTGAAGAGCAGTCTTTACTAGTTAAGTTATTAGATAATACTGATACGATCAAACATACAAAAGGAGTTATAGTGGATCGAAGATTCGTTCCCACTGATGGTCCTTTAGTAGGTTTAGAAGATATGATCAAAAAAGTTGATAAATATAGAAGATTTGCAACATTAGATACAGAAATTCTTACTGGAAAACTACTTGTTGCGATTGATTATTAA
- a CDS encoding transcription termination/antitermination NusG family protein yields MRLIIKMNWYVLYVFSNKTNKILSNLNQRKELTAFIPKTEVFHRQAKKKTTKDMFDNYIFVKSDLKQNDFNDLLLSMKDKNDGLIKQLENAEVSALREKEIEFFNNVLDKDNVARVSVGYQEEGKTIITEGPLLHYQDYIVRVMKHHCTAQLDLPFFDRKIILGVELISKN; encoded by the coding sequence TTGCGATTGATTATTAAGATGAACTGGTATGTCTTATATGTATTCAGTAATAAAACTAATAAAATACTATCTAATTTGAATCAAAGAAAAGAACTTACTGCCTTTATTCCTAAAACTGAAGTATTTCATAGGCAAGCAAAGAAAAAGACTACTAAAGATATGTTTGATAACTATATCTTTGTAAAGTCAGATTTAAAACAAAATGATTTTAATGATCTTTTATTGTCTATGAAAGATAAGAATGATGGACTGATTAAACAATTAGAGAATGCTGAAGTATCTGCTTTAAGAGAAAAAGAAATAGAGTTCTTTAATAATGTATTAGATAAAGATAATGTCGCTAGAGTATCTGTTGGTTACCAAGAAGAGGGTAAGACGATTATAACAGAAGGTCCCCTACTACATTATCAAGATTATATCGTTAGAGTCATGAAACATCATTGTACAGCACAACTAGATTTACCTTTCTTTGATAGAAAGATTATTCTAGGAGTTGAACTTATAAGCAAGAATTAA
- a CDS encoding sugar transferase: MITDKQKKYLPLKRTIDVVLSGGAIVVLSPVLGLLALAIKLDSKGPVLFKQKRVGKDKELFEIYKFRTMRTDTPSDMPTHMLKDPDQFITKTGKFLRKTSLDELPQIFNIFTGKMSIIGPRPALWNQDDLIAERDKYHANDVTPGLTGWAQINGRDELEIDVKAKFDGDYVNEMGLKMDIKCFLATIGSVLLGDGVVEGGTGELEETVDTQIVDPEKIEKEAKIGATVVGTAGAVGLTGLGLVCKHIKNKDGKKDKKSHKGLLLGSLAFGYTVYTAYINVKRKVQLQDNFINEKEPKSTKEDKHLLLKKVLITGANSYIGESVEKWLNDSNNEYEIDTLDMLDPNWKEYDFSKYDTVFHVAGIAHADVGNVSEEVKQRYYKVNTDLTIDLANKAKEAKVKQFIFMSSMIVYSGCGTTHITKDTKPKAENFYGDSKLQADLKLQKMNDESFKVVIVRPPMIYGKGSKGNYPQLAKLAAKLPVFPIVNNKRSMLHIDNLCEFIKLMIDNEEFGVFFPQNDEYINTSDMVQMIASIKGHKIIMLPGMSLFIKLLKKLPGRISTMSSKAFGDSYYDMEMSDINLDYQSQTFYKSILNTEGDENGKI; encoded by the coding sequence ATGATTACTGATAAACAAAAAAAATATCTGCCCCTTAAAAGAACAATAGATGTTGTTTTAAGTGGTGGAGCTATTGTTGTACTAAGTCCAGTATTAGGATTATTAGCGTTAGCTATAAAACTAGATTCTAAAGGACCAGTACTCTTTAAACAAAAACGTGTGGGCAAAGATAAAGAACTATTTGAAATCTATAAGTTTAGAACTATGAGAACAGACACACCTAGTGATATGCCTACTCATATGTTAAAGGATCCAGATCAATTTATTACTAAAACAGGTAAGTTTTTAAGAAAAACATCTTTAGATGAATTACCACAAATATTCAATATCTTTACAGGAAAGATGTCCATAATAGGTCCTAGACCAGCTTTATGGAATCAAGATGACTTGATTGCAGAGAGAGATAAATATCATGCGAATGATGTAACTCCAGGATTAACTGGCTGGGCACAAATTAATGGTAGAGATGAATTAGAAATTGATGTGAAAGCTAAGTTTGATGGTGATTATGTTAATGAAATGGGCTTAAAGATGGATATCAAATGTTTCTTAGCAACTATTGGTTCAGTACTATTAGGAGATGGTGTAGTAGAAGGTGGAACTGGTGAATTAGAAGAAACTGTTGATACACAAATAGTAGATCCTGAAAAGATTGAAAAAGAAGCAAAGATTGGTGCTACAGTAGTTGGTACTGCAGGAGCAGTAGGTCTTACTGGTTTGGGACTTGTTTGTAAACATATTAAGAATAAAGATGGTAAGAAAGATAAGAAATCTCATAAAGGATTATTATTAGGTTCATTAGCATTCGGATATACAGTATATACTGCATACATTAATGTAAAAAGAAAAGTACAGTTACAAGATAACTTTATTAATGAAAAAGAACCTAAATCGACTAAAGAGGATAAACATCTTCTATTAAAGAAAGTTTTAATTACTGGTGCTAATAGTTATATTGGTGAGTCAGTAGAAAAATGGTTAAACGACTCAAATAACGAATATGAAATAGATACATTAGACATGTTAGATCCTAATTGGAAAGAGTATGACTTTTCTAAATACGATACTGTATTTCATGTTGCAGGAATAGCTCATGCTGATGTAGGAAATGTATCTGAAGAAGTAAAACAAAGATACTATAAAGTAAATACAGATTTAACAATAGACTTAGCAAATAAGGCAAAAGAAGCTAAAGTAAAACAATTTATCTTTATGTCTTCAATGATTGTCTACAGTGGTTGTGGAACCACACACATTACAAAAGATACTAAACCTAAAGCAGAAAACTTCTATGGTGACAGTAAATTACAAGCTGATTTAAAACTACAAAAAATGAATGATGAATCTTTTAAGGTTGTAATAGTGAGACCACCAATGATTTATGGAAAAGGTTCTAAAGGTAATTATCCACAATTAGCAAAACTAGCAGCAAAGTTACCAGTATTTCCGATTGTCAATAATAAAAGATCAATGTTACACATTGATAATTTGTGTGAATTCATTAAGTTAATGATTGATAATGAAGAATTCGGTGTATTCTTTCCACAAAATGATGAATATATAAATACATCGGACATGGTACAAATGATAGCAAGTATTAAAGGTCACAAAATTATAATGTTACCTGGTATGTCCTTGTTTATCAAACTATTAAAAAAATTGCCTGGTAGAATTAGTACTATGTCTTCAAAAGCATTTGGCGATTCTTATTACGATATGGAAATGTCTGATATCAATTTAGATTATCAAAGTCAGACTTTTTATAAATCTATTTTAAATACAGAAGGTGATGAAAATGGAAAAATATAG
- a CDS encoding glycosyltransferase has translation MEKYSVLMSVYIKEKPEFLEKSIDSMINQTVKPDEIVIVKDGPLTSDLDLVIKFYNEKYPNIFKILALEKNGGLGNALNEGLKICKNNLVARMDSDDISFQNRCELQLKRFEKKEDLAILGGQIIEFSKTVTNTGKMRVVPCSNDEITKFSHKRSPFNHPTVMYKKDIIMTFGGYPTVKRKEDLGLFVRLANSNLLCENLNECLLYYRTNNDNLKRRKSFVNCKEYIDIMHRFYKEGIINIFDMTYIVLGQLSLYCFPSTIVKLLSEKILRKSKH, from the coding sequence ATGGAAAAATATAGTGTTTTAATGTCCGTATATATAAAAGAAAAACCAGAGTTTTTAGAAAAAAGTATAGATAGTATGATTAACCAAACGGTTAAACCAGATGAAATAGTTATTGTTAAAGATGGACCTTTGACTAGTGATTTGGATTTGGTAATTAAGTTTTATAATGAAAAATATCCTAACATTTTTAAAATATTAGCATTGGAAAAAAATGGTGGATTAGGAAATGCATTAAATGAGGGGTTGAAAATTTGTAAAAATAACCTTGTTGCAAGAATGGATTCTGATGATATTTCCTTTCAAAATAGATGTGAATTACAATTAAAAAGATTCGAAAAAAAGGAAGACTTAGCTATATTAGGTGGTCAAATAATTGAGTTTAGTAAGACAGTTACTAATACAGGTAAAATGAGAGTAGTTCCATGTTCAAATGATGAAATTACGAAATTTAGTCATAAAAGAAGTCCATTTAATCATCCTACTGTAATGTATAAAAAAGATATAATTATGACATTTGGGGGCTATCCAACGGTTAAAAGAAAAGAGGATCTTGGATTATTTGTTCGATTGGCAAATTCTAATTTATTATGTGAAAATTTAAATGAATGTTTGTTATATTATCGGACAAATAATGATAATTTAAAACGAAGAAAATCATTTGTTAATTGTAAAGAGTATATTGATATTATGCATAGATTTTATAAAGAAGGAATTATTAACATTTTTGATATGACTTATATTGTGTTAGGACAACTATCTTTATATTGCTTTCCGTCGACAATAGTTAAATTATTAAGTGAAAAAATATTAAGAAAAAGTAAACATTAA
- a CDS encoding glycosyltransferase family 2 protein: MNKLISVIIPIYNSELHLRHCLDSILNQIYTNIEIILVNDGSTDNSLSICEEYKHQDERFKLININNSGASHARNIGLSKAKGQYVSFIDSDDMIDKNMFHDMLGLIEIHKADMAECEIKYVRNHKTNKINNIEEIKLMNKDDMLNRFFRTSGEKDTHTLCNKLINIDILDDFKLIEGYMNEDVKGVYDIIKKCNKCIYTSNKYYLYYRNSSGVTNKKFNKKHLDLLYMWDLVVKEVAIDFPTYYQYAIINRKRAYFTLYLKMIRNGYNKNDIYMCKTKIKLEKKVLDYYPELIKWKIAFSRKILLYLIYIFRKE, from the coding sequence TTGAACAAGCTAATAAGCGTGATAATACCTATCTATAATTCTGAGTTACATCTTAGGCATTGCCTAGACAGTATTTTAAATCAAATTTACACAAATATAGAGATAATTTTAGTTAATGATGGTTCGACAGACAATTCATTAAGTATTTGTGAAGAGTATAAACATCAAGATGAAAGATTTAAACTGATTAATATTAATAATTCTGGTGCAAGTCATGCACGAAATATTGGATTATCTAAGGCTAAAGGACAATATGTTTCATTTATCGATTCTGATGATATGATTGATAAAAATATGTTTCATGATATGTTAGGGTTAATTGAAATACATAAAGCGGACATGGCGGAATGTGAAATAAAATATGTTCGAAATCATAAAACCAATAAAATTAATAATATTGAAGAAATTAAATTAATGAACAAAGATGATATGTTGAATAGATTCTTTCGAACTTCAGGTGAAAAAGATACTCATACATTGTGTAACAAACTAATAAATATTGATATATTGGATGATTTCAAATTAATTGAAGGATATATGAATGAAGATGTTAAAGGTGTTTATGACATTATAAAAAAATGCAATAAATGTATATATACTTCTAATAAATACTATTTATATTATAGAAATAGTAGTGGAGTAACTAATAAAAAATTTAATAAAAAACATTTAGATTTACTATATATGTGGGATTTAGTTGTAAAAGAAGTAGCAATTGATTTTCCAACTTATTATCAATACGCCATTATAAATCGTAAAAGAGCATATTTTACATTATATTTAAAAATGATAAGAAATGGATACAATAAAAACGATATATACATGTGTAAGACAAAAATTAAATTAGAAAAAAAGGTTTTGGACTATTATCCTGAGTTAATAAAGTGGAAAATAGCATTTAGTAGAAAAATTTTATTGTACTTAATATATATTTTTAGAAAGGAATAG
- a CDS encoding glycosyltransferase: MSKTNYIMVSSTCNDDMYKYVSSIKTKDKVNPSQKYYKLLMEGMASADGCTVTCVSIRSVNPATSFINMIEEDNYFENGVSYKYIKIRNKRIIVYVDMVFNTYKTINKCIKSSNDRKDTIIFTDVLSICGAFSSLLICKIKKIKCCAIVTDLPNLVTAINKTAKVSLFRKFKDSFLNFLIKRFDSYCFLTESMNEINASNKPYIVIEGIATDTDGLLNNSCFNEKKSNEFVVLYAGGLYEKFGLKNLIDAIDFTKNKNIILHVYGEGTIVPYIKEKIECNHRIVYGGILPPNIIFELEKKASLLINCRPTSDLFTKYSFPSKTIEYLSSGTPVLTTKLEGIPKEYMEHLFLIEDESPKGIAKTLDNISSMQMNALQSKGNLGKKYVLENKNKEIQGEKLINFVRNLK; encoded by the coding sequence ATGAGTAAAACTAATTATATTATGGTGTCGTCAACGTGTAATGATGATATGTATAAATATGTTTCATCAATAAAAACTAAAGATAAAGTTAACCCGTCTCAGAAATATTATAAATTATTAATGGAAGGTATGGCTTCAGCAGATGGATGTACTGTAACTTGCGTATCAATAAGAAGTGTTAATCCTGCCACTTCTTTTATAAATATGATTGAAGAGGATAATTACTTTGAAAATGGTGTAAGTTATAAGTATATTAAAATTAGAAATAAGAGAATAATAGTTTACGTTGATATGGTATTTAATACTTATAAAACTATCAATAAGTGCATAAAAAGTTCAAATGATAGAAAGGACACAATTATTTTTACAGATGTTCTTTCAATTTGTGGGGCTTTTTCTTCGTTGCTGATATGCAAAATAAAAAAAATTAAGTGTTGTGCTATAGTCACTGATTTACCCAATCTTGTTACAGCAATCAATAAAACAGCTAAAGTGTCTTTGTTTCGAAAATTCAAGGACTCTTTTTTAAATTTTTTAATAAAACGATTTGATTCGTATTGTTTTTTGACTGAATCCATGAATGAAATAAATGCATCAAATAAGCCATATATAGTAATAGAAGGTATTGCTACTGATACTGATGGCTTGTTAAATAATTCATGTTTTAACGAAAAAAAATCCAATGAATTTGTTGTGCTCTATGCAGGAGGATTATATGAAAAATTTGGACTCAAAAATCTTATAGATGCAATTGACTTTACAAAAAACAAAAATATTATATTACATGTTTATGGAGAAGGTACTATAGTTCCATATATAAAAGAGAAAATAGAATGTAATCATAGAATAGTATATGGAGGAATATTACCTCCAAATATAATATTTGAATTAGAAAAAAAAGCATCTCTTCTTATAAACTGTAGACCAACTTCTGATTTGTTTACTAAATATTCATTTCCCTCAAAAACCATTGAGTATTTATCTAGTGGAACACCTGTGTTAACCACTAAATTGGAAGGAATACCTAAAGAATATATGGAGCACTTATTCTTGATTGAAGATGAATCACCAAAAGGAATTGCTAAAACACTTGATAATATTAGTTCAATGCAAATGAATGCATTACAATCTAAAGGGAACTTAGGGAAAAAATACGTTTTAGAGAATAAAAATAAGGAAATTCAAGGTGAAAAACTTATAAATTTTGTGAGGAATCTAAAATGA